The following proteins are co-located in the Hyphomicrobiales bacterium 4NK60-0047b genome:
- a CDS encoding HPr family phosphocarrier protein: protein MTDQSMIAEVTICNKKGLHARASAAFVKCAGQYNAEIDVTKDGQTVGGSSIMGLMMLAASQGSSIVIEAKGPEGDEALKALISLIEAKFHEGE, encoded by the coding sequence ATGACAGATCAGTCAATGATTGCAGAAGTAACTATTTGCAATAAAAAAGGGCTACATGCCAGAGCATCTGCAGCCTTTGTTAAGTGTGCTGGCCAATATAATGCTGAAATTGATGTGACCAAAGATGGACAAACAGTGGGCGGAAGTTCCATTATGGGGTTAATGATGCTTGCAGCTTCTCAAGGGTCGTCAATTGTAATTGAAGCCAAAGGCCCTGAAGGCGATGAAGCTTTAAAAGCTCTAATTAGCCTGATTGAAGCCAAATTTCATGAGGGTGAATAA
- a CDS encoding sensor histidine kinase: MSQSKKWQPETVVNSIKSLSPTSSQSYLMTLKKILVRLRSAFRSSLNFSTLGRTIFISNMIALVFLMLGILYLNQLRAGLIGAKVESLQTQGEIIAGAIAASATADTDQIIVDPDSLLETGADAPFIAGDAFTSLEFPIDPERVAPILRRLVQPTGTRARIYDSDQTLIIDSQRLYSGGLQPKSQNNQNGNEDKSFYSRIEQAFKRVLFYSDLPIYKEDPIGDGKVYDEVGAASAGAATPMVRVTTEGKHIVSVAVPIRRLRRVLGVLLLSTKGGGVEQTIRNERRAILRLAFLAFGVSLLTSLFLTRYIALPMRRLSAAAKRVGESIKAREEIPDYTDRNDEIGQLSGSFREMTAALYRRLDAIESFAADVAHELKNPLTSLRSAAETLELVKTDEQRTRLVDIIQNDVKRLDRLISDISDASRLDAELAREDTDILNIKDVLEGTLNVFNDIHRSNKTDVKLQVFQATDERAYLLRGHDSRLGQVLINLLENALSFSPDDGDVWVTARRKDGKIILFVDDEGPGIPPEHLDKIFKRFYTDRPEGEEFGKNSGLGLSISQQIISAHKGTIKAENRYSLPGQPQTETREQIGSRPPLGARFVIELPAIHKLKQDDNS, encoded by the coding sequence ATGTCACAGAGTAAAAAGTGGCAGCCAGAAACAGTTGTAAATTCAATAAAGTCTCTGTCTCCAACAAGCAGTCAATCTTACCTTATGACATTAAAAAAAATCCTTGTACGCCTCCGCTCAGCGTTTCGCTCAAGCTTGAATTTTTCAACGCTTGGTCGCACAATCTTTATTTCAAATATGATTGCGCTCGTGTTTTTGATGCTGGGCATCTTATACCTCAATCAATTGCGCGCCGGCTTGATCGGTGCAAAAGTTGAAAGCCTTCAAACCCAAGGTGAAATTATCGCTGGAGCGATAGCCGCTTCTGCCACAGCAGATACAGACCAAATCATCGTAGATCCAGATAGTTTGTTGGAAACAGGTGCCGACGCGCCCTTTATCGCAGGAGATGCTTTTACATCACTTGAGTTCCCAATTGATCCTGAGAGAGTTGCGCCAATATTAAGAAGGTTGGTTCAACCAACTGGTACACGAGCGAGAATTTACGATTCTGATCAAACATTGATTATTGATAGCCAAAGGCTTTATTCTGGTGGTCTACAACCAAAATCTCAGAATAACCAGAATGGGAACGAAGATAAAAGTTTCTATTCCCGCATAGAACAAGCTTTCAAGCGCGTGCTGTTTTATAGTGACTTGCCTATCTATAAAGAAGATCCAATTGGTGATGGAAAAGTTTACGATGAAGTTGGCGCTGCAAGCGCGGGCGCTGCAACACCAATGGTTCGCGTCACAACAGAGGGAAAACATATTGTCTCCGTTGCTGTGCCAATCAGAAGGTTACGCCGTGTTCTAGGTGTCCTATTGCTCTCAACTAAAGGCGGAGGGGTAGAACAAACCATTCGCAATGAAAGACGCGCCATATTACGTCTTGCATTTCTGGCATTTGGTGTGAGCTTACTCACCTCTCTCTTTCTAACAAGATATATCGCATTGCCAATGCGCAGATTGTCAGCTGCTGCTAAACGAGTTGGCGAGAGTATCAAAGCAAGAGAAGAAATCCCTGATTACACAGATAGAAATGACGAAATCGGCCAGCTTTCTGGCTCATTTCGTGAAATGACCGCAGCACTCTATAGAAGATTAGATGCTATTGAGAGTTTTGCCGCAGATGTGGCTCATGAATTAAAAAATCCATTAACTTCACTGCGCAGCGCTGCAGAAACATTGGAATTAGTTAAAACGGATGAACAACGCACACGCCTGGTTGATATTATCCAAAATGATGTGAAAAGATTAGATCGCTTAATTAGTGATATCTCTGATGCCTCGCGTCTTGATGCCGAACTAGCCAGAGAAGATACAGACATTTTAAATATCAAAGATGTTCTGGAAGGAACATTAAATGTATTTAACGACATTCATCGAAGCAATAAAACCGATGTAAAGTTGCAAGTTTTCCAAGCCACTGATGAGCGGGCCTATTTACTCCGAGGCCATGATAGCCGACTGGGTCAGGTTCTCATTAACTTGCTGGAAAATGCTTTGTCTTTTTCTCCAGATGATGGGGATGTTTGGGTAACGGCAAGACGAAAAGACGGAAAAATTATTCTTTTCGTTGATGATGAAGGACCTGGTATTCCACCCGAACATTTAGACAAGATCTTCAAACGTTTTTATACTGATCGGCCAGAAGGTGAAGAATTTGGCAAGAACTCTGGCTTGGGACTAAGCATCTCTCAGCAAATTATTTCCGCTCATAAAGGAACGATCAAAGCTGAAAATAGATATAGCCTACCAGGCCAACCGCAAACAGAAACAAGAGAACAAATCGGCAGCCGCCCACCTTTAGGCGCACGGTTTGTAATCGAGTTACCAGCTATCCATAAATTGAAACAAGATGACAATTCATAA
- a CDS encoding PTS sugar transporter subunit IIA, which produces MIGLVIVTHGRLAEEFRAALEHVVGPQDNLETVSIGPDDDMEMRRKDIIDAIGRVDNNDGVVLLTDMFGGTPSNLAISIMDHAKIEVIAGVNLPLLIKLASLRNENNIEDVILKAQEAGRKYISIASHVLSDK; this is translated from the coding sequence ATGATTGGTCTTGTTATTGTCACCCATGGGAGACTGGCGGAAGAATTTAGAGCCGCGCTGGAGCACGTTGTTGGTCCTCAAGATAATTTAGAAACTGTATCTATTGGCCCTGACGATGATATGGAGATGCGCCGTAAAGACATCATTGATGCTATTGGCCGCGTAGATAATAATGACGGGGTTGTGTTGTTAACCGACATGTTTGGTGGCACACCATCAAATTTAGCAATTTCAATTATGGATCATGCTAAAATTGAAGTGATAGCGGGGGTAAATTTACCTTTGCTAATTAAATTGGCAAGCCTTCGAAATGAAAATAACATTGAAGATGTAATCTTAAAAGCCCAAGAAGCAGGTAGAAAATACATTTCAATAGCAAGTCATGTTTTAAGCGATAAATAA
- a CDS encoding HPr kinase/phosphatase C-terminal domain-containing protein, with protein sequence MTIHKTIQHGTLININGKGVLLLGPSAAGKSDLALRLIMPPSPFVSEKNSAHLVADDQVEIIGETAKHQKTLYGQAPKALKGLLEVRHLGIKTFDYLEKSPIDFVIKLKKHYEIERLPDEGNEIEIIEGHVVPLFFLDPFEASVLNKLNLILSN encoded by the coding sequence ATGACAATTCATAAAACCATTCAACATGGAACTCTCATCAATATTAACGGCAAAGGTGTTCTTTTGCTGGGGCCATCTGCAGCAGGAAAATCAGATCTGGCTCTTCGTCTGATCATGCCACCATCACCCTTTGTTTCAGAAAAAAACTCTGCTCACCTTGTTGCAGATGATCAGGTTGAAATAATTGGTGAAACGGCCAAACATCAAAAAACATTATATGGTCAGGCCCCCAAAGCTCTAAAAGGACTTTTGGAGGTCAGGCATTTGGGAATTAAAACGTTTGATTATTTAGAGAAAAGCCCAATAGATTTTGTTATAAAACTCAAAAAACACTATGAAATCGAACGCTTACCTGACGAAGGCAATGAAATTGAAATAATCGAAGGGCATGTTGTCCCACTCTTTTTCCTTGACCCTTTTGAAGCCTCAGTCCTGAATAAATTAAATTTGATCCTCAGTAATTAA